A window of the Tunturibacter empetritectus genome harbors these coding sequences:
- a CDS encoding DUF305 domain-containing protein — translation MRLTPAMIPWENENMPGTMGRLNFDSTGRSREPRPLASTLAAFGGWFLTAVFCGGPSAPAHAQQAQTGSAPVVVQPGAPGTPSRRLPSSTTATAPQRSQADVEFMQGMIMHHGQAVEMTALIPSHTENKEIRSLGARIGLSQADEMKFMKRWLTARGESVSMSMPGMPDMDKSGGPMQAMPGMLTPKQMEALQQARGAEFDQLFLTGMIQHHNGALVMVRQLFDTPGAGQDAELFDFATDADNSQRAEIGIMQNMLKEKR, via the coding sequence ATGCGACTCACACCCGCCATGATACCGTGGGAGAACGAAAATATGCCCGGCACGATGGGAAGATTGAACTTCGACTCTACTGGTCGCAGCCGCGAGCCGCGGCCCCTGGCGTCCACACTCGCAGCGTTTGGTGGATGGTTTCTGACTGCGGTGTTTTGCGGCGGACCGTCTGCTCCAGCTCATGCTCAACAGGCACAAACGGGTTCGGCGCCGGTGGTAGTGCAGCCGGGTGCGCCGGGAACTCCCAGCAGGCGACTGCCGTCCTCGACCACCGCCACGGCTCCCCAAAGATCGCAGGCTGACGTCGAGTTCATGCAGGGCATGATTATGCATCATGGGCAGGCGGTCGAGATGACGGCGCTGATTCCGTCGCACACGGAGAACAAAGAGATTCGTTCTCTGGGGGCGCGCATCGGCCTTTCGCAGGCAGATGAGATGAAGTTCATGAAACGGTGGCTTACGGCGCGCGGGGAGTCCGTGTCAATGTCCATGCCGGGTATGCCGGATATGGATAAGAGCGGGGGCCCGATGCAGGCCATGCCGGGGATGTTGACGCCGAAGCAGATGGAGGCGTTGCAGCAGGCCAGGGGCGCAGAGTTCGACCAACTGTTTTTGACAGGGATGATTCAGCATCACAATGGTGCGCTGGTGATGGTCAGGCAACTGTTCGATACGCCCGGCGCGGGACAGGATGCGGAGCTGTTCGACTTCGCTACGGATGCAGATAACTCGCAAAGGGCCGAGATCGGGATTATGCAGAATATGTTGAAGGAGAAACGATGA
- a CDS encoding dihydrolipoamide acetyltransferase family protein: MAISVVMPALEMAQETGKLVSWLKKEGDKVSKGDLLLEIETDKAVMEVEATADGVLGGITGEVGTDIPVGQTIAWILKPGEDVPAEAKPHTQAAPSLAEAARTTEENSQQPVIANSTGRVSPKARRLAKDNGIDLTSVQGSGDGGEILASDIQAIIDGGPNDSRAPAVQHETLSSIGRLMAERTVQSWTTVPHFFLQREVNATALNSLRAALGPEVERSSGVKLTHTDILVALVARALARHPRVNASWIENGVRLNRDVNVSVAMAVEDGVVAPVVHNANTATLGEIAKQRRELTDRAKAGRLRPTDFAGGTFTVSNLGMFHIDSFCAIITPPQAAILAVGQIVQRAVAVDGVVVVRPIFSLTISCDHRVLDGAKAATFMHDLAESIREPKL, from the coding sequence ATGGCTATCAGTGTCGTAATGCCCGCACTCGAGATGGCGCAGGAGACAGGGAAGCTCGTCTCCTGGCTTAAGAAGGAAGGCGACAAGGTCTCGAAAGGGGACCTGTTGCTCGAAATCGAAACAGACAAGGCCGTGATGGAAGTGGAAGCCACTGCCGATGGCGTTCTCGGTGGAATCACCGGCGAAGTGGGGACCGACATTCCAGTCGGCCAGACTATTGCCTGGATTCTGAAGCCTGGAGAAGACGTGCCGGCTGAGGCAAAACCTCACACACAAGCGGCTCCTTCACTTGCCGAAGCAGCCCGCACCACTGAAGAAAATTCTCAGCAGCCGGTGATTGCTAACTCCACCGGAAGAGTCTCTCCTAAGGCGCGTCGGCTCGCGAAAGACAACGGTATCGATCTCACTTCGGTGCAGGGTTCAGGCGATGGCGGAGAGATTCTGGCTTCGGACATTCAGGCAATCATCGACGGTGGTCCTAACGACTCTCGCGCTCCTGCGGTTCAACACGAAACACTCTCTTCTATTGGCCGACTGATGGCGGAACGAACGGTGCAGAGCTGGACCACGGTCCCGCACTTCTTTCTGCAGCGAGAGGTGAATGCAACGGCATTGAATTCCCTACGCGCAGCTCTCGGGCCCGAGGTCGAGCGATCCTCCGGAGTAAAGCTCACGCATACCGACATCCTTGTCGCGCTCGTGGCTCGCGCTCTGGCCCGGCATCCGCGCGTTAATGCAAGCTGGATCGAGAACGGAGTCCGTCTGAACCGTGACGTAAACGTCTCCGTCGCGATGGCCGTCGAGGACGGTGTCGTAGCGCCTGTGGTCCACAACGCAAACACTGCGACGCTGGGTGAGATCGCCAAACAACGTCGCGAGTTGACGGACCGGGCAAAAGCAGGTCGCCTCCGTCCTACGGATTTTGCTGGCGGGACCTTCACGGTCAGCAATCTCGGAATGTTCCACATCGATTCCTTTTGCGCCATCATCACTCCGCCCCAGGCCGCAATCCTGGCCGTAGGTCAAATCGTACAGAGAGCAGTCGCGGTAGACGGAGTCGTTGTTGTGAGGCCAATCTTCAGCCTGACGATCTCCTGCGACCACCGTGTGTTGGACGGGGCAAAGGCCGCGACTTTCATGCATGACCTTGCTGAGTCGATCCGCGAACCAAAACTTTAG
- the dctA gene encoding C4-dicarboxylate transporter DctA: MESVGVEQLPVSTSTESKGKTPFYFSFWFQVCIAVVLAMVFGYLSPARAVAMKPLGDAFIRLITMVVTPIIFCTVVSGIAGMQDLKKVGRVGGKALIYFEVVSTLALFIGLVVGNIVHPGADFHVNPATLDAKAVEGYAGQAKAQTVTEFAMHIIPTTIVDAFAKGDILQVLLVALLFGFALSLMGDRCKPLLSLLDTFTSAIFGVVGIIMRFAPLGAFGAMAFTVGKYGIASLGPLLKLIGTFYVTSIFFVVVVLGAVALLAGFNIFKFLSYIKEEILLVLAVSSSEPALPTLMEKLEALGCSKALVGLVVPTGYAFNTDGTSLYITLAALFVAQATGTHLTLAQQLTIFAVAVLTSKGASGVQGASFIALVGTLSVVSTVPVAGMALILGIDRFMSMFRAAVNMIGNGVATLVIARWEKEIDRSTLRIHL; encoded by the coding sequence ATGGAAAGCGTTGGTGTAGAGCAGCTCCCTGTAAGTACCTCCACTGAATCAAAGGGTAAAACCCCTTTTTATTTTAGTTTCTGGTTTCAGGTCTGCATCGCCGTTGTGCTGGCGATGGTATTCGGGTACCTAAGCCCGGCGCGCGCCGTTGCCATGAAGCCGCTGGGCGATGCGTTCATCCGCCTCATCACCATGGTTGTTACACCGATCATCTTCTGCACGGTGGTCTCCGGAATCGCCGGCATGCAGGATTTGAAGAAGGTGGGTCGAGTTGGCGGAAAGGCGTTGATCTACTTTGAGGTGGTTTCCACACTGGCGCTCTTCATCGGCTTAGTGGTGGGAAATATCGTTCATCCGGGTGCAGACTTTCACGTAAATCCAGCGACTCTTGATGCGAAAGCAGTAGAAGGCTATGCAGGACAAGCGAAGGCGCAGACTGTAACCGAGTTCGCAATGCACATCATCCCGACAACGATCGTGGATGCCTTTGCCAAGGGCGACATCCTGCAGGTTCTGCTGGTCGCCTTGCTCTTTGGCTTTGCACTGTCGTTGATGGGAGATCGGTGCAAGCCGCTTCTCTCTCTGCTCGATACCTTTACGAGTGCCATCTTCGGAGTCGTTGGCATCATCATGCGCTTCGCCCCGCTGGGAGCATTCGGCGCGATGGCCTTTACCGTGGGCAAGTACGGCATCGCATCCCTCGGGCCGCTGCTCAAATTAATTGGAACGTTTTACGTTACTTCAATCTTCTTCGTTGTGGTCGTGCTGGGAGCAGTCGCGCTCCTTGCCGGATTCAACATCTTCAAGTTTCTGTCGTACATCAAAGAGGAGATTCTTCTCGTCCTGGCTGTCAGCTCCTCCGAGCCTGCACTTCCCACGCTCATGGAAAAACTTGAAGCCCTGGGGTGCTCGAAGGCGCTCGTAGGGCTCGTTGTCCCTACGGGATACGCCTTCAACACGGATGGCACGAGTCTCTACATCACGCTGGCTGCTCTATTTGTGGCCCAGGCTACGGGAACGCACCTCACTCTGGCGCAGCAGTTGACCATCTTCGCGGTAGCAGTCCTTACTTCAAAAGGAGCCAGCGGCGTTCAGGGCGCCTCGTTCATCGCATTGGTCGGAACCTTATCGGTCGTTTCGACTGTTCCTGTCGCAGGGATGGCCCTCATCCTCGGGATCGACCGCTTTATGAGCATGTTCCGCGCAGCCGTGAACATGATCGGCAATGGAGTAGCGACGTTGGTGATAGCACGATGGGAAAAAGAGATCGACAGATCGACACTCCGCATTCATCTATGA
- a CDS encoding LVIVD repeat-containing protein, which translates to MNRRQSHAFRLAGVAFGAALVCSGWVALWAQAPAGQAPSAPAAQAAPEEDDNPFLPKPAVPLPPGMTGSTTNDPRVGLKPGLYDAGEAAMGIEHLAFLKKPNAFQLSSTNPDDPAVQKSLDLIGVGNRDKIPKPMQLVIAQLAFANSDFAFQGTHLFQGNFYGVSFYDISNPAKLSLITTLVCPGGQGDVSVYGNLLFMSVEMPNGRLDCGVQGFPPLPPPEPGHEKDHRIPTASPDRFRGVRVFDISDIKNPKQVAAVQTCRGSHTHTLVVDPNDKDNVYIYVSGTSFVRQSEELAGCSREEKPEKDSNTSLFRIDVIKVPLAAPQQAKVVSSPRVFIDPRTGALNGLNNGGRHDKKAEKPADTNQCHDITVYSALGLAAGACSGNGILLDIRDPVHPKRVDAVNDPNYSYWHSASFSNDGTKVVFTDEWGGGLQPRCRSTDPNKWGADAIFHLKDDKLSFASYYKMPAAQTETENCVAHNGSLIPVPGRDIEVQAWYQGGISVMDFTDAAHPYEIAYYDRGPVDAKALILGGDWSAYWYNGYIYGSEIARGLDVFKLVPSKFLTQNEIDAASLVKVTELNVQNQQKIAWPSQLTVARAYLDQLGRSQALSSERIADLNKAIMRTQRSHLGKKDLAKLHGMAASVETSASDAKNPEDAKRLHALAQILESPTA; encoded by the coding sequence ATGAATCGTAGGCAGTCTCACGCTTTCCGTTTGGCTGGTGTGGCCTTTGGCGCGGCTTTGGTGTGTTCCGGTTGGGTAGCTCTGTGGGCGCAGGCTCCCGCTGGACAGGCTCCTTCTGCTCCCGCTGCGCAGGCGGCGCCAGAGGAAGACGATAATCCGTTTCTACCGAAGCCCGCTGTGCCGTTGCCACCGGGTATGACGGGGTCGACGACAAACGATCCGCGCGTGGGATTGAAGCCGGGACTCTACGACGCAGGTGAGGCTGCGATGGGGATTGAGCACCTCGCGTTTTTGAAGAAGCCTAACGCGTTTCAACTGTCATCTACGAATCCAGACGATCCCGCGGTGCAGAAGAGTCTGGACCTGATCGGGGTGGGTAACAGGGACAAGATACCGAAGCCGATGCAGTTGGTGATTGCGCAGCTCGCCTTCGCAAACTCCGACTTTGCGTTTCAGGGAACGCATCTGTTCCAGGGCAACTTTTATGGCGTGAGCTTCTATGACATCTCGAACCCGGCGAAGCTGTCGTTGATTACGACACTGGTGTGCCCGGGCGGGCAGGGCGATGTTTCGGTCTATGGGAATCTGCTGTTTATGTCGGTGGAGATGCCGAACGGGCGGCTGGACTGCGGAGTGCAGGGGTTTCCGCCGCTGCCCCCGCCGGAGCCGGGGCATGAGAAGGACCATCGGATTCCGACGGCGAGCCCGGATCGCTTTCGCGGCGTAAGGGTGTTCGACATTTCGGATATCAAAAATCCGAAGCAGGTGGCGGCGGTGCAGACCTGCCGCGGGTCGCACACGCATACCCTGGTGGTGGACCCTAACGATAAGGACAACGTCTACATCTATGTTTCGGGGACATCGTTTGTGCGGCAGAGTGAGGAGCTTGCGGGCTGCTCGCGGGAGGAGAAGCCGGAGAAAGACTCGAACACTTCGCTGTTCCGGATCGACGTGATCAAGGTGCCGCTTGCCGCGCCGCAACAGGCCAAAGTGGTTTCGAGTCCGCGGGTATTTATCGATCCGCGCACCGGCGCTCTGAACGGCCTGAACAATGGCGGAAGGCACGATAAGAAAGCCGAGAAGCCTGCGGACACCAACCAGTGCCACGACATAACGGTGTATTCGGCCTTGGGGCTCGCAGCCGGAGCCTGCTCCGGCAACGGCATTCTGCTGGATATCAGGGACCCTGTGCATCCGAAACGCGTGGATGCCGTAAACGATCCAAACTACTCGTACTGGCACTCGGCGTCGTTCTCGAACGATGGAACGAAGGTGGTGTTCACCGATGAGTGGGGCGGCGGTCTGCAGCCGCGCTGCCGTTCGACGGACCCGAACAAGTGGGGAGCGGATGCGATCTTCCATCTGAAGGACGACAAGCTGTCGTTTGCGAGTTACTACAAGATGCCGGCCGCACAGACGGAGACGGAGAACTGCGTTGCTCACAACGGCTCATTGATTCCAGTTCCAGGACGTGATATTGAGGTGCAGGCGTGGTATCAGGGTGGCATCTCCGTGATGGACTTTACGGACGCGGCACATCCGTACGAGATCGCTTACTATGATCGCGGGCCTGTCGATGCCAAGGCGCTGATCCTGGGTGGCGACTGGTCTGCCTATTGGTATAACGGCTATATCTACGGGTCGGAGATCGCGCGCGGACTGGATGTGTTTAAGCTGGTCCCAAGCAAATTTCTGACACAGAACGAAATCGATGCGGCCAGCCTGGTGAAGGTCACCGAACTGAACGTGCAGAACCAGCAGAAGATTGCGTGGCCGTCTCAGTTGACGGTGGCGCGAGCGTATCTCGATCAGCTGGGGCGTTCGCAGGCATTGTCGTCAGAGCGGATCGCTGATTTGAATAAGGCGATTATGCGGACGCAGAGGTCGCACCTTGGCAAGAAGGATCTGGCAAAACTGCATGGCATGGCGGCGTCTGTTGAGACGAGTGCTTCGGACGCGAAGAACCCAGAGGATGCCAAGAGGTTGCATGCACTGGCTCAGATACTGGAAAGTCCAACTGCCTGA
- a CDS encoding O-antigen ligase family protein gives MATISNSTIALQPQVSKYSASAFCVGFYFAIRVVTTVFLVRILGTDPQVGAATDLTLNFLLLGFIWLSTLGTRSHDSASVLTLAQIRWVLIFLGFSGCSLLWSETASPLASAAYWCGTVSDVVMIILLLRNRSGVEAAEGLMTGFVWGCCCIALVAWVMPAQFDMRLGDEDYLNGNTIGNLCAFAIFFSQYLSRSRKARWGLAIFFLAITLVRSLSKTAIVAFLISEGYLIIQDRAMNRRTKIYLTVGVVVVVLAFWGLFEAYYDFYTSYGNQSETLTGRTAIWAYVTNAALEKPWIGHGFDSMWKVVPAFGTFEARHAEDEVLEQLYSYGIVGLVILCGVYGDLYRKVRKLNEGPLRIIFVGMLMFVLVRGFAEAEPFDLLFPLWAIVLVTSLVTRDAVAGHRIQPRLLPLMRVYDPEFESIADSAI, from the coding sequence ATGGCAACCATCAGTAACTCGACCATCGCGCTACAACCACAAGTGTCGAAGTACTCAGCTTCGGCATTTTGCGTCGGGTTCTATTTTGCAATCCGCGTTGTTACGACTGTCTTCCTTGTCCGTATCCTGGGTACGGATCCGCAAGTGGGTGCAGCAACAGACCTGACTCTTAATTTCCTGCTGTTGGGCTTCATCTGGCTATCGACACTGGGAACAAGGAGTCACGATTCCGCCTCCGTACTGACGCTTGCGCAGATTCGATGGGTTCTCATCTTTCTCGGATTTTCAGGGTGCAGTCTGCTGTGGAGTGAAACAGCGTCGCCATTGGCGTCGGCTGCATACTGGTGCGGCACCGTATCTGATGTCGTAATGATTATCTTACTGCTGCGCAATCGATCTGGAGTTGAGGCAGCGGAAGGGCTGATGACGGGTTTTGTATGGGGCTGCTGCTGCATCGCCTTAGTCGCCTGGGTGATGCCGGCTCAATTTGATATGCGTCTTGGAGATGAAGACTATCTCAATGGCAACACAATCGGAAATCTCTGTGCTTTTGCCATCTTTTTTTCTCAATATCTCTCGAGGTCTAGAAAAGCCCGTTGGGGACTCGCGATCTTCTTCCTTGCGATTACACTTGTCCGCAGTCTCAGCAAGACAGCCATTGTCGCGTTTCTGATCAGCGAAGGTTATCTCATCATCCAGGACCGGGCCATGAATCGTCGGACAAAGATATACCTGACGGTCGGGGTAGTGGTAGTCGTCCTCGCCTTCTGGGGCCTGTTTGAGGCGTATTACGACTTCTACACATCCTATGGTAATCAGTCAGAGACTCTGACGGGGCGCACCGCGATCTGGGCCTATGTGACCAATGCGGCACTTGAAAAACCTTGGATCGGCCATGGCTTCGATTCCATGTGGAAAGTAGTTCCTGCCTTCGGAACCTTCGAGGCGCGGCACGCCGAGGACGAAGTGTTAGAGCAACTCTATTCGTACGGAATCGTCGGCTTAGTCATACTCTGTGGCGTATATGGAGATTTATATCGGAAGGTTCGCAAACTCAACGAAGGTCCGCTCCGGATCATCTTCGTCGGGATGCTGATGTTTGTCCTTGTCCGAGGTTTTGCAGAGGCCGAACCCTTTGATCTCTTGTTTCCTCTATGGGCTATCGTCTTAGTTACTTCGCTCGTTACTCGGGATGCTGTAGCCGGGCATCGTATACAGCCTCGTCTGTTGCCATTAATGCGAGTGTACGACCCCGAATTTGAGTCCATCGCTGACAGCGCAATCTAA
- a CDS encoding response regulator transcription factor, which yields MIMEADFVKDSIELESTHSVSLGTILIIEDDPRMQKVLRRIFAEEHYTVLVAGDGQTGLNLFRTERPVAVVLDLILPGIPGRELCQKFKSISSETPIIVLSAISEVVDKVLLLELGADDYVTKPFSPRELTARIQAAIRRQRKPARAEIFRFADCEIDFKSMTARRSGVPVSLTAHEFKLLKYFTENIDRVLTRELLLNEVWGYNSYPTTRTVDNQILKLRQKLETNPADPKHILTIYGAGYKFVP from the coding sequence ATGATCATGGAAGCGGATTTTGTGAAAGACAGCATCGAACTCGAATCGACGCATTCAGTCAGTCTCGGAACAATCCTGATCATTGAAGATGATCCGCGCATGCAAAAAGTCCTTCGCCGGATCTTCGCTGAAGAACACTACACCGTGCTCGTTGCAGGAGATGGTCAGACCGGGCTGAATTTGTTCCGCACGGAGCGGCCCGTGGCGGTAGTCCTTGATTTAATACTGCCTGGCATTCCTGGCCGCGAACTTTGCCAGAAGTTCAAGTCGATCTCCAGCGAAACTCCGATCATCGTGCTTAGCGCGATTAGCGAAGTAGTGGACAAGGTCTTGCTGCTGGAACTGGGGGCTGACGACTATGTTACAAAACCGTTCAGTCCACGCGAACTGACGGCCCGCATTCAAGCGGCTATCCGAAGGCAGCGCAAACCCGCCCGCGCAGAGATCTTCCGCTTCGCCGACTGCGAAATCGACTTCAAGAGTATGACCGCACGGCGTAGCGGAGTGCCTGTTAGTCTCACGGCACACGAGTTCAAGCTGCTTAAATACTTTACTGAAAACATTGACCGTGTCCTTACCCGAGAACTCCTGTTGAATGAGGTGTGGGGTTATAACTCCTACCCCACAACGCGGACAGTTGATAATCAGATATTGAAACTGCGTCAAAAGCTGGAAACCAACCCGGCCGATCCAAAACATATCCTCACTATCTATGGGGCAGGATATAAATTTGTTCCATGA
- a CDS encoding TolB family protein, with product MKSLSVPTRDFCKLAVVAVSLLTPALRAQTTPSQPAEQHLRSRLFVYDLHTGSSHLVYTADSIWEAPNWSPDGKYLIANSGGAIYKLVLKQDGTAEPTKLAIPADYECNNDKAISPDGTKIAFSATVPPQKGSQVFLADADGNNAKVMTPDSPSYFHGWSPDGNTLAFVAQRNGSGQFDIYGMPAAGGPEKQFTSNPHHDDGPDYSPDGKWIYINSDRSGKEAIWRFPAEGAGHNDEKAEMVVSDGLEDWFPHISPDGKKMVYIGYPAGTPNHNPRNVSIELKLVAIDHGKVAHTQKKLIQATGGQGTINVNSWAPDSTRFAYVTYELLP from the coding sequence ATGAAGTCTCTCTCGGTCCCAACGCGGGACTTCTGCAAACTTGCCGTAGTCGCAGTCTCTCTTCTAACACCGGCTCTTCGCGCACAAACTACGCCGTCACAGCCAGCCGAGCAGCATCTGCGCAGCCGTCTCTTCGTCTACGACCTGCACACCGGCTCCTCGCATCTGGTCTACACGGCCGACTCCATCTGGGAGGCGCCAAACTGGTCCCCCGACGGCAAATACCTCATCGCCAACTCCGGCGGGGCCATCTACAAGCTCGTCCTCAAGCAGGACGGCACCGCGGAGCCGACAAAGCTGGCCATCCCCGCCGACTATGAATGCAATAATGACAAAGCCATCTCGCCCGACGGCACAAAGATCGCCTTCTCCGCTACCGTCCCGCCGCAGAAAGGCTCGCAGGTCTTTCTCGCCGACGCCGACGGCAACAACGCAAAGGTGATGACGCCCGACTCCCCCAGCTACTTCCACGGCTGGTCGCCCGACGGCAACACGCTCGCCTTCGTGGCCCAGCGCAACGGCAGCGGTCAATTCGACATCTATGGCATGCCCGCCGCCGGTGGACCCGAGAAGCAGTTCACCTCTAACCCTCATCACGATGACGGGCCCGACTACTCCCCTGACGGCAAGTGGATCTACATCAACTCCGACCGCTCCGGCAAAGAGGCCATCTGGCGGTTCCCTGCCGAGGGCGCAGGCCACAACGACGAGAAGGCCGAGATGGTCGTCAGCGACGGACTCGAAGACTGGTTCCCCCACATCTCGCCCGACGGCAAAAAGATGGTGTACATCGGCTATCCCGCCGGCACTCCCAATCACAACCCCCGCAACGTCTCCATCGAGCTGAAACTAGTGGCAATCGACCACGGCAAAGTAGCGCATACGCAAAAGAAACTCATCCAGGCCACCGGCGGCCAGGGAACAATAAACGTAAACTCCTGGGCCCCTGACTCCACCCGTTTCGCCTACGTCACCTATGAGCTTCTGCCTTAG
- a CDS encoding sensor histidine kinase produces the protein MFHEYSQSRPAAQMTNELVGLNEKPGIRTHILLVVAMALVIAVVTGSSLLLIRHRLRVEVTEELSQDLTHSVTTFQNLQAERVAALERENSLLAQLPTLKALMTSGDDLTIQDGATEFWRLSGNDLFALMDPSGRVVAVYRKHAAPDATLVRGLQTLTTSPDKRYLIDGRGLYVCSLQPLYFGGDGDGTLLGYVVSGVSIEPTVRQISRPTGAEATFLNGGEVVASTLSSSAQASLTAEPLLRSNMMPTPAVLNLGGTRFLADTEDLTAGATAPLKLVVLRSFEEADRSIHRIDQIVLSAGLLAFLLGTPLMIVLSRFVTRPLEELSRSVIAFGVGDGAYRIPKYGTQEVRQLSTAFSGMRKEIQQKSRELLESERLATIGRMASSVSHDLRHYLAAIYANSEFLASRQLSEQERAEIFADVRAAVHGTTDMIESLLIFSRNGAAMKRSPEIMATLLERAAAVVRAHPDSEHVSLKLQYGDPAKTTIAADGKQIERALCNLLLNACQATRPAERERKVMLTLEVHETQMFIHIIDNGEGIPDAIRNSLFEPFVSEGKQKGTGLGLTLANCIAIEHGGEVVLLKSRPGETVFQMRLSRGLLIPDVTALPEANPQNQVIEHENIRS, from the coding sequence TTGTTCCATGAGTATTCCCAGTCAAGGCCGGCTGCCCAAATGACCAACGAGTTAGTAGGCCTCAACGAGAAGCCGGGGATTCGGACACACATCCTGTTGGTCGTTGCCATGGCGTTGGTAATTGCAGTTGTTACGGGTTCGTCGCTGTTACTCATCCGCCATCGCTTGCGCGTCGAAGTTACAGAGGAGCTGTCCCAGGACCTGACTCACTCTGTCACCACATTCCAAAACCTGCAGGCAGAGCGCGTAGCAGCTTTGGAGCGTGAGAACTCGCTCCTTGCCCAACTGCCAACTTTGAAGGCGCTGATGACCAGCGGCGACGACCTCACCATTCAGGATGGCGCTACCGAATTTTGGCGGCTTAGCGGAAACGATCTGTTCGCGTTGATGGACCCCAGCGGACGTGTGGTCGCTGTCTATAGAAAGCACGCGGCTCCTGATGCGACCCTGGTCCGTGGGCTGCAGACCTTGACCACCTCACCGGATAAGCGTTACCTGATTGACGGCCGAGGGCTTTACGTCTGTTCTCTGCAGCCTCTTTACTTTGGTGGCGACGGCGATGGCACACTGCTTGGCTATGTCGTAAGCGGTGTGTCCATCGAACCGACCGTGCGTCAGATCAGCCGGCCCACTGGCGCTGAGGCTACATTCCTGAACGGTGGCGAAGTGGTAGCCAGTACGCTGAGTTCATCAGCACAGGCTAGCCTGACAGCCGAACCGCTGTTGAGGTCCAACATGATGCCGACTCCTGCCGTGTTGAACCTTGGAGGAACCCGTTTTCTCGCCGATACCGAGGATCTCACAGCTGGGGCAACTGCCCCGCTTAAATTGGTTGTATTGAGATCCTTTGAGGAAGCGGACCGGTCGATCCACCGGATCGATCAGATTGTGCTGAGTGCGGGGCTTCTGGCGTTTCTCCTGGGCACCCCTTTGATGATTGTTCTCTCACGCTTTGTGACTCGTCCGCTTGAAGAGCTTTCGCGGAGTGTGATCGCATTTGGTGTGGGGGATGGAGCATATCGTATCCCTAAATATGGAACGCAGGAGGTTCGCCAGCTGAGTACAGCCTTCTCAGGCATGCGGAAAGAGATTCAACAGAAGAGCAGGGAACTGCTGGAGTCTGAGCGTTTGGCGACGATCGGCCGCATGGCGAGTTCGGTCTCACATGACCTCCGGCACTACTTGGCTGCGATCTATGCCAACTCGGAGTTTTTGGCCTCACGTCAGCTTTCAGAGCAGGAACGTGCGGAGATATTCGCAGACGTTCGTGCAGCCGTGCACGGCACCACCGATATGATCGAGTCGCTTCTCATCTTCAGCCGCAACGGTGCTGCCATGAAGCGTTCTCCAGAGATAATGGCTACCCTGCTCGAACGAGCTGCCGCGGTGGTCCGTGCGCATCCGGATTCGGAGCACGTTTCATTGAAGTTGCAATATGGTGATCCCGCGAAGACCACAATCGCGGCCGACGGAAAGCAAATCGAACGTGCACTTTGCAATCTCTTACTCAACGCCTGCCAGGCCACGCGGCCGGCCGAGCGGGAGCGTAAAGTGATGTTGACCCTTGAGGTCCACGAAACTCAGATGTTTATCCACATTATCGATAATGGAGAGGGAATCCCGGACGCCATTCGTAACAGCTTGTTCGAACCTTTTGTGAGTGAGGGAAAACAGAAGGGCACAGGTCTCGGTCTCACGCTCGCTAACTGCATTGCTATTGAGCACGGAGGAGAGGTCGTTCTTCTCAAAAGCCGCCCTGGTGAAACTGTCTTTCAGATGAGGTTGTCGCGCGGGCTTCTAATCCCTGACGTGACGGCTCTTCCGGAAGCGAATCCGCAAAATCAGGTTATCGAACATGAGAATATACGGTCCTAG
- a CDS encoding c-type cytochrome: MRLPAGVILAAFAAALTGCKVSPPGKIERATVTFVKHHIFIGNKSQKNPLEPNAATWADGKEAFSHYCVACHGMDGQNTGVPFADHISPPIPSLTSDEVQRYSDGQLKEILDNGIWPSGMPGSKGTLSDDELWAIVVFIRHLPPAGSQGIPEMYNH, encoded by the coding sequence ATGCGGCTGCCTGCCGGAGTAATTCTCGCAGCGTTCGCGGCAGCGTTGACTGGATGTAAGGTGAGCCCTCCAGGCAAGATCGAGAGGGCGACTGTCACCTTCGTCAAGCATCACATCTTCATCGGCAACAAGAGTCAAAAAAATCCACTGGAGCCTAACGCTGCAACCTGGGCGGATGGCAAAGAGGCGTTCTCGCATTATTGCGTCGCTTGCCACGGCATGGATGGACAGAACACTGGAGTTCCATTTGCGGATCACATCTCACCACCCATCCCCTCCTTGACTTCAGATGAGGTCCAGCGATACTCGGATGGCCAGCTCAAAGAGATTCTCGACAATGGAATCTGGCCGTCAGGTATGCCTGGTTCTAAGGGAACACTTAGCGATGATGAGCTTTGGGCGATCGTAGTGTTCATTCGGCATCTACCGCCAGCCGGGAGCCAAGGCATTCCAGAGATGTACAACCACTAA